A genomic window from Silene latifolia isolate original U9 population chromosome 11, ASM4854445v1, whole genome shotgun sequence includes:
- the LOC141615100 gene encoding uncharacterized protein LOC141615100 gives MATPNASASTSSTPLSNVSWLRSFMDRCKLEKNGSNFADWDAQLRLAAQGDDKLRYLTEASPTEPPNTRSAARQSYEDYQKESAAMKNVLIFAMEAELQRSAIKISTAHEIYMKLVNMFSRAPRVIQYEAASAFFDLNIKEGQKVSPHVLKLIEHVETLKSHKVEIPDELVIDRILHSLSKIKAYVQFRVNFNMQDKKVSLDELHKMLVQAERDMGLSVSTTKDVLNVNQKSKRTFKKSGKKGKKRSPNRNSAKTYEASTSKPKYSAPSGDKCHYCCGVGHWKRNCSKYLGDIKAGKVTPVGPPPSKDKGKEKQA, from the exons atggcaactccaaacgcgtccgcatccactagttccaccccgctttccaatgtgtcatggctccgatccttcatggatcgatgtaagttagaaaagaatgggtccaatttcgccgattgggatgcacaacttcgcttggccgcgcaaggtgacgacaagcttcgttaccttaccgaggcatctcccaccgaaccaccTAATACTAGGTCCGCCGCTAGGCAATCCTATGAggattaccaaaaggagtcggccgcaatgaaaaatgtattgatctttgctatggaggccgaactccaacgaagtgctataaagattagcaccgctcatgagatctacatgaagcttgtgaacatgttttcacgagctcctagggtcattcaatatgaggcggcttccgcattctttgatcttaacatcaaagagggccaaaaggtgagtccacatgtgctcaagttgatagagcatgttgagaccttgaaatcacataaggtggaaattcccgatgaactcgtgattgatcgaattcttcattccctaagcaaaatcaaagcatatgttcaattccgggtgaattttaatatgcaagataagaaggtttcccttgatgagttgcacaaaatgcttgtgcaagccgaaagggacatggggctaagtgttagcaccaccaaagatgtgctcaatgttaatcaaaagagcaaaaggaccttcaagaaaagtgggaaaaagggaaagaagcgatCTCCCAACAGGAACtcagctaagacttatgaagcaagcacctccaagcccaagtacagtgccccatccggggacaagtgccactattgttgtggtgttgggcattggaagagaaactgttccaagtatcttggcgacatcaaagctggaaaggttactccagtag ggccccctcctagcaaggacaaaggcaaggagaagcaagcctag